A genome region from Pirellulales bacterium includes the following:
- a CDS encoding PAS domain-containing protein, producing the protein MTSDSKQNLLRYAFAIGSVALACLVWFCLTPLIGYRVTSAFILVAVLATGRFAGLGPSCLALIAGGVFLAYVEYLRFGTREFIALNIVVIYFFLGTILVLLTHSERTARQTADTNAERLRLLALQAPVGISLSDPEGRAFFVNQELCEIAGAEPEEFMGVGWRQFIHPDDRERLVETGRADIAAGKTSSSATFRFIRKDGSIRWASSTSSVVVDASGKPSGHVGVTEDITSRKIAEDALQAKEAQLRGILDHTSAVVYLKDLQGRYLVANRRHQTMFQRFGPTIVGKTDSEFFPPSIARQFIEFDQKVIDAKAPLVFEEHAPHDDGLHVYRSIKFPVMDEAGRMIAVGGISTDITDLQQAHDALRKNEKLLRNLIDVQENERHLLCHEFHDGLIQYAVGSLMALEGFQSGHLPSGAADASQIIDKAIANLRKGVDDGRRAIRGIRPAVLDDSPLEAALHDLIDQFPASEIMVKFDCDPEIGRLPNAVQTTVYRVVQEALNNAKRHSGTDVVRIQLRKSKDDLHLELRDFGCGFDVKIRAGGFGLLGMSERVRLLGGDCLIESEKEVGTTIKVRLPLADQPPADGSG; encoded by the coding sequence ATGACCAGCGATTCAAAGCAAAACTTGCTCCGATATGCGTTTGCCATTGGCAGCGTTGCATTGGCTTGTCTGGTGTGGTTCTGCCTGACGCCGCTGATCGGATATCGAGTCACCTCGGCATTCATCCTGGTTGCAGTTCTCGCGACGGGCCGCTTTGCCGGCCTAGGACCATCGTGTCTCGCATTGATAGCCGGCGGGGTCTTCCTCGCCTATGTCGAATATCTGCGGTTCGGGACTCGCGAGTTCATCGCGTTGAATATTGTAGTCATCTACTTCTTTCTCGGAACGATCCTCGTCTTGCTTACACATTCGGAGCGAACCGCCCGCCAAACGGCCGACACGAACGCCGAACGACTTCGGCTATTGGCGCTCCAGGCGCCCGTGGGAATCTCGCTGAGCGATCCCGAGGGGCGGGCATTCTTCGTGAACCAAGAACTGTGTGAAATCGCGGGGGCCGAACCCGAAGAATTCATGGGCGTTGGTTGGCGGCAATTCATCCATCCCGACGATCGAGAGCGGCTCGTCGAAACAGGACGGGCCGACATCGCCGCCGGCAAAACGAGTTCGTCGGCGACCTTCCGGTTTATCCGGAAAGACGGCTCGATCCGTTGGGCATCGAGCACCAGTTCGGTCGTCGTCGATGCCAGCGGAAAGCCGTCGGGACACGTCGGCGTCACCGAGGACATCACGAGCCGAAAGATTGCTGAAGATGCCCTGCAGGCCAAGGAAGCTCAACTCCGAGGAATTTTGGACCATACGTCGGCCGTCGTTTACCTGAAGGATTTGCAGGGCCGCTATCTTGTCGCCAACCGCCGCCATCAAACGATGTTTCAGAGATTTGGCCCGACCATCGTCGGAAAGACGGATTCCGAATTCTTTCCACCGTCGATCGCGCGTCAGTTTATCGAATTCGACCAAAAAGTGATCGACGCGAAGGCGCCGCTTGTGTTCGAGGAACATGCCCCGCACGACGATGGGCTGCACGTTTATCGTTCGATAAAATTTCCCGTCATGGATGAGGCGGGCAGAATGATCGCCGTAGGAGGCATTTCCACCGACATCACCGACCTGCAACAAGCCCACGACGCGTTGAGGAAGAATGAGAAGTTGCTGCGAAACCTGATCGATGTTCAAGAGAACGAAAGGCACCTTCTGTGCCACGAATTTCATGACGGGTTGATACAGTATGCCGTTGGATCCTTGATGGCGCTTGAGGGATTTCAGAGTGGCCATTTGCCCTCGGGTGCGGCGGATGCTTCGCAGATCATCGACAAGGCGATCGCCAATTTGCGCAAAGGCGTCGACGATGGCCGGCGAGCGATCCGCGGGATTCGGCCGGCCGTGCTCGACGATTCGCCCCTGGAAGCCGCTTTGCACGACCTGATCGACCAATTTCCGGCGTCCGAAATCATGGTCAAGTTCGATTGCGACCCCGAGATCGGCCGCCTGCCGAACGCGGTTCAGACCACGGTTTATCGCGTCGTCCAAGAGGCGTTGAACAACGCCAAAAGGCACAGCGGAACCGACGTCGTGCGGATCCAGTTGCGGAAGTCGAAGGACGATCTGCATCTGGAACTGCGCGATTTTGGATGCGGTTTTGACGTAAAAATCCGTGCCGGCGGCTTTGGCTTGCTGGGAATGTCGGAGCGGGTTCGGCTGCTCGGAGGCGACTGCTTGATCGAGAGCGAAAAAGAAGTCGGCACGACGATCAAAGTCCGATTGCCGCTCGCCGACCAACCGCCGGCCGACGGCAGCGGATGA
- a CDS encoding alpha/beta hydrolase: MDRKSQNPARASVRVSTLGQSVSVHAIARRRELPLAIIGALLIVAAMLGCTPTRYVTARLAPENPLQERLSLSAHGGPKPSPRALEFLRSYDLVDDLAGDPRKLLAKVEAVVQKEPSPEGNYTAAEVAYIGALKLQHKADITGSRDLYAAAVLHAHFYLMGSEGFAGRNPYDPEFRGACDIYNAALEASLRIARTDGLLHPGARQTIEMSGQQWDVEVAVRGGLWHDEDFGRVEFASDYKVTGLNNANRTFGLGVPLIVVRNPSGRFDPAGPYYAPGLAFPITAFLRLLPDHPAAAASGASGNSSGPIASAGVHHRAVIELYDPLTATDVTVGERRIPLETDLSTPLAYCLNDPALQQISQPTIGLLRPDSPKHLSGLYMLEPFQPNKIPVLMIHGLWSGPFTWMEMFNTLHRSAELRANYQFWFYTYPTGEPFWDSAAELRRTLARLRTTLDPERRDLALDQMVLVGHSMGGLIARLQTISSGDDFWRLVSDRPFSQLKADAGLRADLADIFFFEPNPSVRRVVEIATPLRGTKVSNETTQWIGRRLIARPKDEVASTKDLLAANPGFFPPSSLLRVSTSIDSLSPQCTFLPAMLHATHAPWVTYNTIIGQLPEHDLLGRVVGDSDGLVPLASSHDDQAESEVVVPADHMAVQRHPLTILEVRRILLEQAAELRQNPYGPQRVMAPRKAITR, translated from the coding sequence ATGGATCGCAAATCTCAAAATCCCGCAAGAGCTTCAGTGCGAGTGTCGACCCTCGGGCAAAGCGTTTCGGTCCATGCGATCGCGCGGCGGCGGGAGTTGCCGCTCGCAATCATCGGCGCGCTCCTCATCGTGGCAGCCATGCTCGGCTGCACGCCAACGCGTTACGTAACTGCTCGTCTCGCCCCCGAAAATCCGCTCCAAGAGCGCCTGTCGCTTTCAGCGCATGGCGGCCCGAAGCCAAGCCCGCGAGCGCTCGAATTCCTGCGCAGCTACGATCTGGTCGACGATTTGGCCGGCGATCCGCGCAAGCTTTTGGCGAAAGTCGAAGCCGTCGTTCAAAAAGAGCCCTCGCCGGAGGGCAACTACACGGCCGCCGAAGTGGCGTATATCGGTGCCCTCAAGCTGCAGCACAAGGCAGACATCACCGGATCGCGCGATTTGTACGCAGCCGCGGTGCTACATGCCCATTTCTATCTGATGGGCTCGGAAGGCTTTGCCGGCCGAAATCCATACGACCCCGAGTTCCGCGGCGCCTGCGATATTTACAACGCGGCGCTGGAAGCTTCGTTGCGAATCGCCCGCACCGACGGTTTGCTCCACCCCGGCGCGCGCCAAACAATCGAAATGAGCGGCCAGCAATGGGATGTCGAGGTGGCGGTTCGGGGCGGATTGTGGCACGACGAGGATTTTGGCCGCGTCGAATTCGCTTCAGACTATAAAGTCACCGGGCTGAACAATGCGAATCGCACATTCGGCCTGGGAGTGCCGCTCATCGTCGTGCGAAATCCTTCCGGACGCTTCGATCCAGCCGGCCCGTACTACGCACCCGGCCTGGCATTCCCGATAACGGCGTTCCTGCGCCTATTGCCCGACCATCCCGCGGCTGCTGCCAGCGGAGCATCCGGCAATTCCAGCGGCCCGATCGCATCCGCTGGCGTACATCACCGCGCGGTGATCGAATTGTACGACCCCCTGACGGCAACCGATGTGACGGTCGGCGAGCGGCGAATTCCGCTGGAAACCGATCTGAGCACGCCGCTGGCCTATTGCTTGAACGACCCCGCGCTACAGCAAATCAGCCAGCCGACGATCGGCCTGCTCCGGCCCGATTCGCCGAAACACCTGTCCGGCCTCTACATGCTCGAGCCGTTTCAGCCGAACAAGATTCCGGTGCTGATGATCCACGGGCTTTGGTCGGGCCCGTTCACCTGGATGGAGATGTTCAACACGCTGCACCGCTCCGCCGAATTGCGGGCCAATTACCAGTTCTGGTTCTACACCTATCCGACCGGTGAGCCGTTTTGGGATAGCGCGGCCGAGTTGCGACGCACTCTGGCCCGGCTCCGCACGACCTTGGATCCAGAACGACGCGACTTGGCGCTCGACCAAATGGTGCTGGTGGGGCATAGCATGGGAGGCCTCATCGCTCGGCTGCAAACGATCTCCAGCGGCGACGATTTTTGGCGGCTAGTAAGCGACCGACCGTTTTCGCAGCTTAAGGCCGACGCCGGCTTGCGGGCCGATCTCGCCGACATCTTTTTCTTCGAGCCGAATCCATCGGTTCGCCGCGTCGTCGAAATCGCCACACCGCTCCGCGGCACGAAAGTGTCGAATGAGACAACGCAATGGATCGGGCGGCGACTGATTGCCCGGCCGAAGGATGAGGTGGCAAGCACGAAAGATCTGCTGGCCGCGAATCCTGGCTTTTTTCCGCCGAGTTCGCTGCTGCGCGTCTCGACGAGCATCGATTCGCTTTCGCCGCAATGCACGTTCTTGCCCGCCATGCTCCATGCAACGCACGCTCCGTGGGTGACCTACAACACCATCATCGGCCAACTGCCGGAGCATGATCTTCTGGGCCGCGTCGTCGGCGACAGCGACGGATTGGTGCCGCTCGCGAGCTCCCACGACGACCAGGCGGAATCCGAAGTGGTCGTTCCCGCCGACCACATGGCGGTCCAACGCCATCCGTTGACAATTCTCGAAGTGCGCCGCATCCTGCTGGAGCAAGCCGCCGAACTGCGCCAGAACCCCTACGGCCCGCAACGCGTGATGGCGCCGAGAAAAGCGATTACCCGCTAA
- a CDS encoding carbon storage regulator, with protein MLILRRKVGEKIVIGEGIVVVVTRVSGARVTLGIEAPPAVHIVRGELRAFDDTHSAAQDATNCDESEEPKPAPDRAKAVVPAPIRLAPAILGSAAPHLPR; from the coding sequence ATGCTCATTCTAAGACGCAAAGTGGGCGAAAAAATCGTGATCGGCGAGGGTATCGTCGTTGTGGTCACTCGTGTTTCCGGAGCACGCGTTACACTCGGAATCGAAGCGCCCCCCGCCGTGCACATCGTGCGAGGAGAGCTACGGGCTTTCGACGACACTCACTCCGCGGCGCAAGATGCTACCAATTGCGACGAGAGCGAGGAGCCGAAACCCGCCCCGGATCGCGCCAAGGCAGTAGTGCCGGCCCCGATCCGGCTCGCGCCCGCGATTCTCGGTTCAGCCGCACCCCATCTGCCCCGCTAG
- a CDS encoding glycosyltransferase family 4 protein: protein MKIAYISAGAAGRYCGACLHDNTLAAELHRQGADILLVPTYTPLRTDEPSASGSRVFFGGVNVFLQQHSALFRHTPWFLDSLLDSPKLLEWLSARSAGMDVSKLGALTVSTLAGRKGRQRKEIAKLIRWLAGDVRPDVVHLSNVMLAGMAPAVREELRVPIVCTLSGEDIFLEQLSEPHYSQARALLKQQAQYIDRFVALNRYFADFMADYLEVDRGKIEVIPHGLNLSGHHRRQPREIAAEITVGYFARVAMEKGLHILADAFCLLANRADMPPLRLHVAGYMSSGDRPYFEQVTRRLTEAGLADRFEYHGELDRAGKIAFLQSLDVMSVPTVYHESKGISVLEGMASGVPMVLPSHGTFPELIERSGGGLLCDPLDPRSLADKLAELIRDPALAMECGRRGHELIHGEHSAALMARRHRALYERVLGERAGGQGSAIGGRESKDGEEEAAGMLRKP from the coding sequence ATGAAAATCGCATATATCTCGGCTGGCGCCGCGGGGCGATATTGCGGGGCCTGCCTGCACGACAACACGCTTGCCGCGGAATTGCACCGTCAGGGGGCCGACATCCTGTTGGTCCCCACCTACACCCCGCTGCGCACCGACGAACCGAGTGCGAGCGGATCGCGGGTGTTCTTTGGCGGCGTGAATGTTTTTTTGCAACAGCACTCGGCGCTGTTTCGCCATACGCCCTGGTTTCTCGATTCGCTGCTTGATTCGCCGAAGCTGCTCGAGTGGCTTTCGGCGCGCAGCGCTGGGATGGATGTTTCGAAGCTCGGAGCGCTAACGGTTTCGACACTCGCCGGCCGCAAGGGGCGGCAACGCAAGGAAATCGCCAAGCTGATTCGCTGGCTCGCCGGCGACGTTCGACCGGACGTGGTTCATTTGTCGAACGTCATGTTGGCGGGGATGGCTCCGGCCGTGCGCGAGGAATTGCGAGTGCCGATTGTATGCACGCTTTCGGGCGAAGATATTTTTCTCGAGCAGCTCTCCGAGCCGCACTACAGCCAAGCTCGCGCGCTGCTGAAGCAACAGGCGCAGTACATCGATCGGTTCGTCGCGCTGAATCGCTATTTCGCCGATTTCATGGCCGACTATTTGGAGGTCGATCGCGGCAAGATCGAAGTGATTCCGCACGGGCTGAATCTCTCCGGCCATCATCGCCGCCAGCCGCGAGAAATTGCCGCGGAAATTACGGTCGGCTATTTCGCGCGCGTGGCCATGGAAAAGGGATTGCACATTCTGGCCGACGCATTTTGCCTGTTGGCCAATCGAGCCGATATGCCGCCGTTGCGGCTGCATGTGGCCGGCTACATGTCGAGCGGCGATCGGCCCTATTTCGAGCAGGTCACGCGGCGGCTCACGGAAGCAGGGCTAGCGGATCGTTTCGAATACCATGGCGAATTGGATCGAGCAGGCAAGATCGCGTTTTTGCAATCGCTCGACGTAATGTCGGTGCCGACGGTTTATCACGAGAGCAAGGGCATTTCGGTGCTCGAGGGAATGGCCAGCGGAGTGCCGATGGTGTTGCCCAGCCATGGCACGTTTCCGGAACTGATCGAGCGGAGCGGGGGCGGCTTGCTCTGCGATCCGCTCGATCCGCGCTCGCTGGCCGACAAATTGGCCGAGTTGATTCGCGATCCGGCGCTGGCGATGGAGTGCGGACGTCGCGGTCACGAATTGATCCACGGCGAGCACTCCGCTGCGCTCATGGCGCGGCGGCATCGGGCGCTCTACGAGCGTGTGTTGGGCGAAAGGGCCGGAGGCCAGGGATCGGCGATCGGAGGCCGGGAATCAAAAGACGGCGAGGAAGAGGCGGCTGGAATGCTGCGGAAACCCTAG
- a CDS encoding DUF447 domain-containing protein produces the protein MILEGIVTTLNANGSANIAPMGPRVDESFDRLLLRPYQTSTTYANLKRTGEGVFHVTDDVLLLAQAAIDRLDPLPEVRPAAAVVGVILVDACRWYAFRIRSIDDGHARTEIVADVVDRGGERDFFGFNRAKHAVVEAAILATRIGLIPRAEIEAELTGLAVLVEKTGGPREHEAFELLASYVRTVRQDANNE, from the coding sequence ATGATCCTTGAAGGCATCGTCACGACGCTCAACGCCAACGGCAGCGCGAACATCGCGCCGATGGGCCCGCGCGTCGACGAATCGTTCGACCGGCTCCTGCTGCGTCCCTACCAGACTTCGACCACCTACGCGAACTTGAAGCGGACCGGCGAGGGAGTTTTTCATGTCACCGACGACGTCCTGCTTCTCGCCCAAGCCGCCATTGATCGGCTGGATCCGTTGCCGGAAGTGCGGCCGGCCGCGGCAGTGGTGGGCGTCATCCTGGTCGACGCTTGCCGCTGGTATGCGTTTCGCATACGCTCGATCGACGATGGCCACGCCCGAACCGAGATCGTCGCCGACGTGGTTGATCGGGGCGGGGAACGCGATTTTTTCGGCTTCAACCGGGCGAAGCATGCCGTCGTTGAAGCGGCAATCCTCGCCACGCGAATCGGGCTGATTCCGCGAGCCGAAATCGAAGCGGAACTGACAGGGCTGGCCGTGCTGGTTGAAAAAACCGGCGGCCCACGCGAACATGAGGCGTTCGAACTGCTCGCGAGCTATGTTCGGACCGTGAGGCAGGATGCGAATAATGAATAG